Proteins encoded within one genomic window of Methanolacinia paynteri:
- a CDS encoding TIR domain-containing protein, producing the protein MTEIKNFECDFAISYAGEDLDIAEGIKKAITEKNNDFTIFFAPDERYNLIGKDGETFFEKIFKNSKQVILLLSESYKKKDWTRFELDEILKRNEENRFIPVKIDEVNILGLSSNIIYIPFSENYIEIAEIAIKKLLKFEMDNGFYRETEYQKAVSTLKNSKGSLDKAYQLMVDNRERETPLKDIEYPKGDFRESYSIYKIEDISFSKIPRIQLRINLPPDLSKEAVIYNLKHCNATIFNEKKPEAIVIFAYSDEASNFPGFDDKFNVGKSEFALYGDWGRAEEGFVYNMPVEKFDYNIQFEESYFDKKLKISAGSDIARDLAYEMFESKIIDEICESPDIKTRGLSEKLKIKPDEIRKMLKKLQKRKMIKKVGSKNIWHWEIIHKR; encoded by the coding sequence ATGACTGAAATCAAGAATTTTGAATGCGATTTTGCGATTTCTTATGCAGGGGAAGACCTTGATATAGCTGAAGGAATTAAGAAAGCTATAACAGAAAAAAATAATGATTTCACCATCTTTTTTGCACCAGACGAACGTTATAATCTAATAGGCAAAGATGGAGAAACATTTTTTGAAAAAATATTTAAAAATTCTAAACAAGTTATTCTTCTCCTTTCAGAAAGTTATAAAAAAAAGGATTGGACCAGATTTGAATTGGATGAGATTCTTAAAAGAAATGAGGAAAATAGGTTTATTCCAGTTAAAATTGATGAAGTAAATATTCTCGGTTTATCTTCAAATATAATATATATTCCATTTTCAGAAAATTATATTGAAATCGCTGAAATTGCAATAAAAAAATTACTTAAATTTGAGATGGATAATGGGTTCTACAGGGAGACAGAATACCAAAAAGCGGTGAGTACTCTTAAGAATTCAAAAGGCTCTTTAGATAAAGCATATCAATTAATGGTTGATAATCGGGAAAGAGAAACTCCCCTTAAAGATATAGAATACCCTAAAGGAGATTTTAGGGAATCATATTCCATTTATAAAATTGAAGATATCTCATTCTCTAAGATTCCTAGAATTCAATTGAGAATTAATTTGCCTCCTGATTTAAGCAAAGAAGCTGTAATTTATAATCTAAAACATTGTAATGCAACAATATTTAACGAGAAAAAACCAGAAGCAATTGTAATTTTTGCATATTCTGATGAAGCCTCTAATTTTCCGGGATTTGATGATAAATTTAATGTTGGAAAGTCTGAATTTGCTCTTTATGGTGATTGGGGAAGGGCAGAAGAAGGATTTGTCTATAATATGCCTGTTGAGAAATTTGATTATAATATTCAATTTGAAGAGAGTTATTTTGATAAGAAACTGAAAATTTCAGCTGGTTCGGACATTGCGCGAGACTTGGCATATGAAATGTTTGAAAGTAAAATTATTGATGAAATCTGTGAATCTCCTGATATTAAAACTAGGGGCTTGTCTGAAAAATTAAAAATAAAACCAGATGAAATTAGGAAAATGTTAAAAAAATTACAAAAAAGAAAAATGATAAAAAAAGTTGGTTCCAAAAATATCTGGCATTGGGAAATAATTCATAAAAGATAA
- a CDS encoding sensor histidine kinase, with protein MARRDFSFYYRLLIFIIIITVPLISGLFYLSVIDVSNDYKEKYVFLQENTEENIINAVKTVDQGLKIYDMGLDEEMKRSFAIFLEAYNESGGNPEDMDLESLKEELGERYDLYIIDGNNVIAYTTNEIDQGLDFSHYGSFTEFLDQTRNGDSFVGDRISKGVRDIENIRKYAYYPTPDHKYILELSYAITKEDARFLLRYGNTVDQLRPLNPYLESIDLYEVLGNLIGDSSETDPEMKALVKEEVIRKKSDYVIRDDEAGTVTVIRYVDLSRPESGADMSLAIAFIYDEEMLNDEINSVVLFQLGIYAIFVALFFTLLIVLTKTFTKPIRDIVEDVDAIAGGDYDHEIRSSGVREFSQLEESISNMVEKIVGALDEKTVLLHELHHRVKNNLQIISGIIQLQLGSVSDTAAKEALLMCENRIRAIASVHESLYRADDISSVDSKEHFTSLAFNIIQSLCDYEGCRVNLELDIENHRLPIDLVIPLSLVINEILSNSVKYAFAGRESGTIGIRFRLKGGRILLDVWDDGIGLPEDYEKQRKGSLGLTIVKRLIRDQLKGTMTLNTERGTWYSFDIPGE; from the coding sequence ATGGCAAGGAGAGATTTTTCATTTTATTACCGCCTGCTGATCTTCATTATAATTATTACAGTCCCTCTCATATCCGGATTATTTTACCTGAGCGTAATCGATGTCTCCAACGATTATAAGGAAAAATACGTATTTTTACAGGAAAATACTGAAGAAAACATAATTAATGCCGTTAAAACAGTCGACCAGGGCTTAAAAATATACGATATGGGCCTTGATGAAGAGATGAAGAGATCATTTGCAATATTTCTCGAGGCCTACAACGAATCCGGCGGCAACCCGGAAGATATGGATCTCGAATCCCTGAAGGAAGAACTCGGCGAAAGATACGATCTCTACATAATTGACGGGAACAATGTCATTGCATATACGACAAACGAGATCGATCAGGGGCTTGATTTCTCACATTACGGCAGTTTCACCGAATTCCTGGATCAAACCAGAAACGGGGATTCGTTTGTCGGCGACAGGATCTCAAAAGGGGTCAGGGACATTGAAAACATCCGGAAATATGCATATTACCCGACGCCTGACCACAAATACATCCTCGAACTGTCTTACGCAATAACAAAGGAGGATGCAAGGTTCCTGCTCAGGTACGGAAATACTGTAGATCAACTGAGGCCTTTAAACCCTTATCTTGAATCGATCGACCTCTACGAGGTCCTCGGAAACCTGATCGGGGACAGCAGTGAGACCGACCCGGAGATGAAAGCCCTGGTAAAGGAAGAGGTGATCCGGAAGAAATCCGATTATGTCATCAGGGATGACGAGGCAGGTACAGTCACCGTAATCAGGTATGTCGACCTTTCCAGGCCGGAGAGCGGTGCGGATATGAGCCTTGCAATAGCGTTCATCTACGATGAAGAAATGCTCAATGACGAGATCAACTCCGTCGTATTGTTTCAGCTCGGGATCTATGCGATCTTTGTTGCGCTCTTCTTCACACTTCTGATCGTCCTTACGAAGACGTTTACAAAACCGATACGGGATATTGTCGAAGACGTCGATGCCATCGCAGGAGGCGATTACGACCACGAGATCCGTTCTTCCGGCGTCAGGGAGTTCTCGCAGCTTGAAGAGAGCATCTCCAACATGGTCGAAAAGATTGTAGGAGCACTCGATGAAAAGACCGTCCTGCTCCATGAACTGCACCACAGGGTCAAGAACAATCTCCAGATCATATCCGGCATCATCCAGCTCCAGCTCGGAAGTGTCAGTGATACGGCTGCAAAAGAGGCCCTTTTAATGTGCGAAAACAGGATCAGGGCAATAGCCTCAGTGCACGAATCGCTCTATAGGGCGGACGACATCTCGTCGGTCGACTCAAAAGAGCACTTTACGTCCCTCGCCTTCAATATCATCCAGTCCCTCTGCGATTACGAAGGCTGCAGGGTAAACCTTGAGCTGGATATCGAAAACCACAGGCTCCCGATAGATCTCGTTATACCGTTAAGCCTTGTCATCAATGAGATACTCTCCAACTCAGTCAAATACGCCTTTGCCGGGAGGGAGAGCGGAACAATAGGTATCAGGTTCAGGCTGAAGGGCGGCAGGATTCTTCTGGATGTATGGGACGACGGGATCGGCCTTCCGGAGGATTATGAAAAACAGAGGAAGGGGTCGCTCGGGCTGACTATTGTAAAGAGGCTTATCAGGGACCAGTTGAAAGGAACGATGACCTTGAACACGGAAAGGGGAACGTGGTATTCCTTTGATATTCCGGGGGAATAA
- a CDS encoding HAMP domain-containing sensor histidine kinase has protein sequence MSIKNKFSEKLSFLQLLLIICILIVIPISLGLAYDSYKSVSEEYNSNFDLLKNNTEQSIIETLMVVDKGLTVYDEGLDDQMKKGFEPFLSAYDESEGDLSQVDLEAIREGLGEDYNLYVIDENHTITYTTMATDLGLNFSYLEDFSGFLDNIREGYSYVGDRVVKGIREEKTIRKYAYYPTPDHRYVLELSYDIDEDSPRKLLQYSRTIEELKGMNPYLTSVKLYDIFGYTIGEPDEPDKELRKFIINDVIGEKKSVTLEESANGTFTDYRLVNLYEDGIGSDTSLAIAFTYDESLLEDNITSAWYSNLLNIAGLSILLILILSIFCIAISRPLKYLVDDVDKIASGDLDHQIRTGRGGKEFADLEASISNMVERLKKTISKVRESEELIKRQNDELETIVASRTKEALEKSNEANFYLDIITHDINNSNMAALGYAEIMLDLSNEEDRSIVKMMISAIHQNTDIIRNISLMRAMKNGEKDASLSPVNLDNIIRHAISLFPLKVAYEGTGLKVMADKLLEEVFTNILGNSIRHAGSDCEVRISVTESDDDVRICIADNGPGIPDDRKEECFNRYTKNLSGRTANGSGVGLFIVKTLVTERYGGSVRALDAVEGHPEEGLMICVTLRKA, from the coding sequence ATGAGTATCAAAAACAAATTTTCTGAAAAGTTGTCTTTTTTACAGCTTCTATTGATAATATGCATATTGATAGTCATCCCTATATCACTGGGCCTGGCATATGACAGCTATAAATCCGTATCCGAAGAATACAACTCCAATTTTGATCTCCTTAAAAACAACACCGAACAGAGTATAATCGAGACACTGATGGTGGTCGACAAGGGCCTGACGGTCTATGACGAAGGGCTCGACGATCAGATGAAGAAAGGTTTCGAACCCTTCCTCAGTGCCTATGACGAATCGGAAGGAGATCTTTCGCAGGTAGATCTCGAAGCGATAAGAGAAGGGCTCGGTGAAGACTACAACCTGTATGTCATAGATGAAAACCATACAATAACTTATACCACAATGGCTACGGATCTCGGCCTCAATTTCTCATACCTTGAAGACTTTTCAGGATTTCTGGATAATATCCGCGAGGGTTATTCCTATGTCGGGGACAGGGTGGTTAAGGGAATACGCGAGGAGAAAACCATAAGAAAATATGCCTACTATCCCACTCCGGACCATAGATACGTACTTGAGCTTTCCTATGATATCGATGAGGACAGCCCCAGGAAACTCCTGCAATACAGCAGGACAATCGAAGAGCTTAAAGGGATGAACCCCTATCTCACATCCGTAAAACTATACGATATATTCGGATACACAATCGGGGAGCCCGACGAACCGGATAAAGAACTTAGAAAATTCATAATAAACGATGTTATCGGAGAAAAAAAGAGCGTTACTCTCGAAGAATCTGCAAACGGGACATTTACGGATTACAGGCTGGTTAATCTCTACGAAGACGGGATCGGGTCCGATACCAGCCTAGCAATCGCATTCACGTATGATGAAAGCCTGCTTGAAGACAACATAACGTCGGCCTGGTATTCAAACCTCCTGAATATAGCAGGACTGAGTATCCTGCTTATCCTGATACTGAGCATATTCTGCATCGCCATATCGAGGCCGTTAAAATATCTTGTCGATGACGTTGACAAAATCGCATCGGGCGACCTCGACCACCAGATTCGCACAGGCAGGGGAGGGAAGGAGTTTGCTGACCTTGAGGCAAGCATCTCCAACATGGTGGAGCGTCTTAAGAAGACCATAAGCAAAGTCAGGGAGTCCGAAGAGCTCATAAAGAGGCAGAATGACGAGCTCGAGACTATTGTCGCCTCAAGGACGAAAGAGGCGCTTGAAAAGAGCAATGAGGCAAACTTCTACCTCGACATCATTACACACGACATAAACAACTCCAATATGGCAGCACTCGGTTATGCCGAGATAATGCTGGATCTCTCAAATGAAGAGGACAGGAGCATAGTGAAGATGATGATCAGCGCAATTCACCAGAATACCGATATAATCAGGAATATTTCGCTGATGAGGGCAATGAAGAACGGTGAAAAGGATGCCAGCCTTTCGCCGGTGAATCTCGATAATATAATCAGGCACGCCATCTCCCTCTTCCCGCTAAAAGTGGCCTACGAAGGCACCGGCCTGAAGGTTATGGCCGACAAACTGCTCGAGGAGGTGTTTACAAACATCCTCGGAAACAGCATAAGGCATGCAGGATCCGATTGCGAAGTTCGGATCTCTGTCACGGAGTCGGACGATGACGTAAGGATCTGCATTGCAGACAACGGGCCGGGAATTCCAGACGACAGGAAGGAGGAGTGCTTCAACAGGTATACGAAGAACCTTTCGGGAAGAACGGCAAACGGCAGCGGAGTCGGGCTTTTCATTGTAAAGACACTTGTAACCGAAAGATACGGGGGAAGTGTCAGGGCACTCGACGCAGTCGAAGGGCATCCCGAAGAAGGGCTTATGATCTGTGTAACCCTCAGGAAAGCATAA